Proteins co-encoded in one Actinomadura luteofluorescens genomic window:
- a CDS encoding cellulose binding domain-containing protein: MGRHSRLEQPDDDPVPGAEASRGPYFGAPVDPSYDVFSGPTDDQVYVSPHDQVRSGPPPGAERQHDPPADPYRFAPLPGDYPGDYPGAPAPAGSEQPRGGPPDPADSPAAPEPETSGPGKSGWTKIVSMLPLPLLPIVALVIAVGIVSYALSTQQISLNFAGGAPKTSQTDPRDNQITERGPGGRASRGAGRPDGLVIAFRVASRTPGGFKATATIANKGQRPVTAWALAFKIPNVSVTAVRGATVVRTGRVPFVRGRTAIAPGGTVRIVFAAQGAPSKPSACVLNRLPCTLV, from the coding sequence ATGGGACGACACTCCAGGCTTGAGCAACCGGACGACGACCCCGTACCGGGCGCCGAAGCGTCGCGAGGGCCGTACTTCGGGGCTCCTGTCGACCCCTCCTACGACGTCTTCTCCGGGCCGACCGACGACCAGGTGTACGTCTCGCCGCACGACCAGGTCAGGTCGGGCCCGCCGCCGGGCGCCGAGCGCCAGCACGATCCGCCGGCCGATCCGTACCGGTTCGCTCCGCTCCCCGGGGACTATCCCGGCGACTACCCGGGCGCACCCGCGCCGGCGGGCTCCGAGCAGCCGCGCGGAGGGCCGCCCGACCCCGCGGACTCGCCGGCCGCGCCGGAGCCGGAGACGAGCGGGCCGGGCAAGAGCGGCTGGACGAAGATCGTCTCCATGCTGCCCCTCCCGCTGCTCCCGATCGTCGCGCTCGTCATCGCCGTGGGGATCGTCTCGTACGCGCTGAGCACCCAGCAGATCTCCCTCAACTTCGCGGGCGGCGCACCGAAGACCAGCCAGACCGACCCGCGCGACAACCAGATCACCGAGCGCGGCCCGGGCGGGCGCGCGAGCCGCGGCGCGGGCCGCCCCGACGGCCTCGTCATCGCCTTCCGCGTCGCCTCCCGCACCCCCGGCGGGTTCAAGGCCACCGCCACCATCGCCAACAAGGGGCAGCGCCCCGTCACCGCGTGGGCGCTCGCCTTCAAGATCCCGAACGTCTCGGTCACGGCCGTCCGGGGCGCCACCGTCGTGCGGACGGGCCGGGTGCCCTTCGTCCGCGGCCGCACCGCGATCGCCCCCGGCGGCACCGTGCGGATCGTGTTCGCCGCCCAGGGCGCCCCGTCCAAGCCGTCCGCCTGCGTCCTCAACAGGCTGCCCTGCACGCTGGTCTGA
- a CDS encoding thiamine-phosphate kinase yields the protein MGTIGELGEFGLIGRLTRRLPQGPAVRLGPGDDAAVIAAPDGRVVATTDLLVEGRHFRRDWSGPYDIGRKAAAQNLADVVAMGANPTALLVGFAAPPATGAGWAERLYDGLADECRAAGASVAGGDVVAAPQVTLAITALGDLGGAAPLTRSGARPGDVVAVRGRLGFAAAGLALLEAGRDGPEELLAAHRRPEPPYTAGEEARTHGATALLDVSDGLVQDLGHIAGASGVRIDVDSARVPVPEILGPDGRALALTGGEDHAFAGTFSADAVLPPLWTRIGTVAEGAGVRVDGRRPPPGAWDHFPV from the coding sequence ATGGGCACGATCGGGGAGCTGGGCGAGTTCGGCCTGATCGGCCGCCTGACCCGGCGGCTGCCCCAGGGCCCGGCGGTCCGGCTCGGCCCCGGCGACGACGCCGCGGTGATCGCCGCGCCGGACGGCCGCGTCGTCGCCACCACCGACCTGCTCGTGGAGGGGCGGCACTTCCGCCGCGACTGGTCCGGTCCCTACGACATCGGGCGCAAGGCCGCCGCGCAGAACCTCGCCGACGTCGTCGCGATGGGCGCGAACCCCACGGCGCTGCTCGTCGGCTTCGCCGCCCCGCCCGCGACCGGCGCCGGGTGGGCCGAGCGGCTCTACGACGGGCTCGCCGACGAATGCCGCGCGGCGGGGGCGTCGGTCGCGGGCGGCGACGTCGTGGCCGCGCCGCAGGTCACCCTCGCGATCACCGCGCTCGGCGACCTCGGCGGCGCGGCGCCGCTCACCCGGTCCGGGGCGCGCCCGGGCGACGTCGTCGCCGTCCGGGGCCGGCTCGGCTTCGCCGCCGCGGGGCTCGCGCTCCTGGAGGCCGGGCGGGACGGCCCCGAGGAGCTGCTCGCGGCGCACCGCCGTCCCGAGCCGCCCTACACCGCCGGGGAGGAGGCGCGGACCCACGGCGCCACCGCGCTGCTCGACGTGAGCGACGGGCTCGTCCAGGACCTCGGGCACATCGCCGGCGCGAGCGGCGTCCGGATCGACGTGGACTCCGCCCGCGTGCCCGTCCCGGAGATCCTCGGGCCGGACGGACGGGCCCTCGCGCTCACCGGCGGTGAGGACCACGCGTTCGCCGGCACCTTTTCGGCAGACGCCGTCCTGCCTCCCCTCTGGACACGGATCGGAACCGTCGCCGAAGGGGCCGGGGTGCGCGTGGACGGGCGCCGTCCGCCCCCCGGAGCATGGGATCATTTCCCAGTCTGA
- a CDS encoding Lrp/AsnC family transcriptional regulator: MVQAYILIQTEVGKAAEVAGHISGITGVTRAEDVTGPYDVIVRAEARNVDELGKLVVAQIQAVEGITRTLTCPIVHI, from the coding sequence ATGGTGCAGGCCTACATCCTCATCCAGACCGAAGTCGGCAAGGCAGCCGAGGTGGCGGGCCACATCTCCGGCATTACGGGCGTAACCCGGGCGGAGGACGTCACCGGACCCTACGACGTGATCGTCCGAGCGGAGGCGCGGAATGTGGACGAGCTGGGCAAGCTCGTCGTCGCGCAGATCCAGGCCGTCGAGGGGATCACGCGGACCCTCACGTGCCCGATCGTCCATATCTGA
- a CDS encoding DUF3515 domain-containing protein, whose amino-acid sequence MLTAACGDGAVQVPAPSPGAATQRLCQGLRLPEKVHGQKRRDTSPDSPLTAAWGSPAIALRCGVPLPATLRQTSQLVTINGIDWFGQPADRPVTFTAVARQAYVEVTVPPKYNPAGDVLIELGPSIKATIPAKPEGQL is encoded by the coding sequence CTGCTCACCGCCGCCTGCGGCGACGGGGCCGTGCAGGTCCCGGCACCGAGCCCCGGCGCGGCGACACAGCGGCTCTGCCAGGGGCTGCGGCTGCCCGAGAAGGTGCACGGGCAGAAGCGCCGCGACACCTCCCCGGACTCGCCGCTGACCGCCGCGTGGGGCTCCCCCGCGATCGCGCTGCGCTGCGGTGTCCCCCTGCCCGCCACGCTCCGTCAGACGTCCCAGCTGGTGACCATCAACGGGATCGACTGGTTCGGGCAGCCCGCCGACCGGCCGGTGACCTTCACCGCGGTGGCGCGGCAGGCCTACGTCGAGGTGACGGTGCCCCCGAAGTACAACCCGGCCGGGGACGTGCTGATCGAGCTGGGACCGTCCATCAAGGCGACGATCCCCGCGAAGCCCGAGGGGCAGCTCTGA